A region of Acidisarcina sp. DNA encodes the following proteins:
- the dprA gene encoding DNA-processing protein DprA, with the protein MKLPSLVKSGSPTAPAAAAPLPAPWTEDRLAWLALSLTSGLGPRRILQAVEKLDSPARIFQLALTELESLNFPAAAVRFVAEGKARAEAEEEWKRVYAEGGSLLTYSDDDYPERLKEIYDAPPVLWIRGDRSLLARPSLAVIGTRHPTPYGAGMAEMLSRDLSHRGLVILSGMARGIDSAAHKGALAAKAPTIAVWGTGIDVIYPKENKSLAEQILLGGGAIVSEYRLGTYPAPANFPRRNRILSGISVGVLVVEAGETSGTRVTARCALEQNRDVFAVPGNVTSKTAWGPNTLIKQGARLVATWEDVWEDLPSQVRIQLEEQLAAESGSAGAGGSASNPPASASLVQDLPLVPNENLVLQALHQDEALQLDEIMEKLEPELTSSEVFTALFELELTGRIRQLPGKNYVRSF; encoded by the coding sequence ATGAAGCTTCCTTCTCTAGTAAAATCCGGCAGTCCCACCGCGCCCGCCGCAGCCGCTCCCTTGCCCGCTCCATGGACAGAGGACCGCCTCGCGTGGCTTGCCCTCTCGCTTACCTCCGGCCTCGGCCCGCGTCGAATCCTGCAGGCAGTCGAGAAGCTTGACTCGCCCGCCCGTATCTTCCAGCTTGCTCTAACTGAGTTGGAGTCGCTCAATTTTCCCGCCGCCGCGGTGCGCTTCGTGGCGGAAGGCAAAGCACGTGCCGAGGCGGAGGAAGAGTGGAAGCGTGTCTACGCCGAAGGGGGATCGCTGCTCACATACTCGGATGACGATTACCCGGAGCGGCTCAAGGAAATCTACGATGCCCCGCCAGTTCTGTGGATTCGCGGCGATCGCTCGCTCCTGGCGCGGCCATCGCTCGCCGTCATCGGCACGCGTCATCCCACGCCATACGGAGCAGGGATGGCGGAGATGCTTTCGCGGGATCTCTCCCATCGCGGCCTGGTCATTCTCAGCGGCATGGCCCGCGGCATCGATAGCGCCGCGCACAAGGGAGCGCTGGCTGCCAAGGCTCCCACCATCGCTGTCTGGGGCACGGGGATCGATGTGATCTATCCCAAGGAAAACAAGTCTCTTGCCGAGCAGATCCTGCTGGGCGGCGGAGCCATCGTCTCCGAATACCGCCTTGGCACGTATCCCGCACCGGCGAATTTCCCTCGCCGCAACCGCATTCTCAGTGGCATCAGCGTGGGCGTGCTGGTGGTGGAGGCAGGCGAAACCAGCGGAACCCGCGTCACGGCCCGCTGCGCCCTCGAGCAGAACCGGGATGTGTTCGCTGTACCGGGAAATGTGACCAGCAAGACGGCATGGGGCCCGAACACCCTCATCAAGCAGGGCGCAAGGCTTGTAGCCACCTGGGAGGATGTCTGGGAAGACCTGCCATCGCAGGTGCGAATCCAATTGGAAGAACAACTTGCGGCGGAATCCGGGTCGGCTGGGGCGGGCGGGTCTGCATCCAATCCACCGGCTTCTGCATCCCTTGTTCAGGATTTGCCGCTGGTGCCGAATGAGAATCTCGTGCTGCAGGCCCTGCATCAGGATGAAGCGCTGCAACTGGACGAGATCATGGAAAAACTTGAGCCGGAACTGACTTCTTCTGAAGTGTTTACCGCGCTGTTTGAGTTGGAGCTCACGGGG
- a CDS encoding menaquinone biosynthesis protein: protein MSHSKKLPLLRIAAIDFLNPAPLMWDFEHDPEQAKLARRYSIHRTMPSQCAAQLKDGTADIGLVPIATYPTTPNLSIIPGCAIASIDFVRSILLVVPQAKAMDGVRTVAADTSSRASLAYTQILFQRVWRRQPEFVQHAPSLDAMLEHCDAALLIGDRALMALEDAPARELRTGEKLAYIDLAHEWRLHTGTPWVSAFWAVRSEAPQAAGVSEEVIVEDFVQSRDHGMQRIDDLAEEWTSRISLSREAIRSYLTNNIHYVMDESCMEAMRLFFRYAEECGVLPKAPALRELTTAAKTS, encoded by the coding sequence GTGAGTCACTCAAAAAAACTTCCCCTACTAAGAATTGCAGCGATTGACTTTTTGAATCCGGCCCCGCTGATGTGGGACTTCGAGCACGATCCCGAACAAGCCAAACTCGCAAGACGCTACAGCATCCACCGCACCATGCCTTCGCAGTGCGCCGCACAGTTGAAAGACGGCACGGCGGATATCGGACTGGTGCCGATTGCCACGTATCCAACCACCCCGAATCTTTCCATTATTCCCGGCTGCGCAATCGCCTCAATTGATTTCGTGCGCTCGATCCTGCTGGTGGTGCCGCAGGCAAAAGCCATGGATGGAGTGAGGACCGTGGCGGCGGATACTTCGTCGCGTGCTTCGCTGGCCTACACACAGATCCTCTTCCAGCGCGTTTGGCGCAGACAGCCGGAGTTTGTGCAGCACGCACCCTCTCTGGACGCGATGCTGGAGCACTGCGATGCGGCTCTGCTGATTGGCGACCGGGCGCTGATGGCGCTTGAGGATGCGCCAGCCCGCGAACTGCGCACCGGAGAAAAGCTGGCATATATCGACCTGGCACACGAGTGGAGACTGCATACGGGCACGCCCTGGGTTTCCGCTTTCTGGGCCGTGCGCAGCGAGGCTCCACAAGCAGCAGGCGTGAGCGAGGAAGTTATCGTCGAGGATTTTGTGCAGTCGCGGGATCACGGGATGCAGCGTATCGACGATCTGGCGGAGGAATGGACGTCGAGGATTTCGCTCTCGCGCGAGGCGATCCGCTCGTATCTCACGAACAATATCCACTACGTAATGGACGAAAGCTGCATGGAAGCGATGAGGTTGTTCTTCCGCTATGCGGAGGAGTGCGGCGTGCTACCGAAGGCTCCGGCGCTGCGCGAGCTAACGACAGCCGCCAAAACTAGCTAG
- a CDS encoding beta-ketoacyl-ACP synthase III — MSLEVRPRVARRAKITALGTYVPPRILTNADLEKMVDTNDQWIVDRTGIRERHIVDPGVATSDMAAEAARRCLAERGIAATDVEAIIVATVTPDMLFPATACLVQDKIGAKGAWGFDLSAACSGFVYALQVGSKLVESGAHSKVMVIGADTMSSILDYTDRSTCILFGDGAGAVLLEPAEEGELGMLDFVHEIDGSGACSLYMPAGGSLHRPSAETIEKKMHYVRQDGQAVYKYAVRKMAEVAEKVLTRNGITGKDLGCFIPHQANKRIILSTAERLGLTPEQVIINIDRYGNTTAATIPLAMDTARQENHLHRGDLVLIASVGAGFTTGASLLRWEI; from the coding sequence TTGAGCTTAGAAGTGCGTCCGCGTGTGGCAAGACGCGCCAAGATTACAGCCCTCGGTACTTACGTCCCGCCTCGTATCCTCACCAATGCCGACCTGGAAAAGATGGTAGACACCAACGACCAGTGGATCGTGGACCGCACCGGCATCCGCGAGCGGCACATCGTCGATCCCGGAGTGGCAACCAGTGATATGGCTGCGGAAGCTGCGCGCCGCTGCCTCGCCGAACGCGGCATTGCCGCAACCGATGTCGAGGCCATCATTGTCGCCACCGTAACGCCGGACATGCTCTTTCCGGCGACCGCCTGCCTGGTGCAGGACAAGATTGGCGCCAAGGGCGCATGGGGATTCGATCTCTCCGCGGCCTGCTCTGGCTTTGTCTATGCTCTGCAGGTTGGCAGCAAGCTGGTTGAGTCCGGAGCGCACTCCAAGGTCATGGTGATCGGCGCGGACACGATGTCGTCGATCCTCGACTACACGGACCGCTCCACCTGCATCCTCTTCGGCGATGGCGCCGGCGCTGTGCTCCTTGAGCCAGCGGAGGAGGGCGAACTGGGCATGCTCGACTTCGTACACGAGATCGATGGCTCCGGTGCCTGCTCTCTCTATATGCCCGCTGGGGGAAGCCTGCATCGCCCCAGTGCCGAGACTATTGAAAAGAAGATGCACTATGTCCGCCAGGACGGCCAGGCGGTCTACAAATACGCCGTCCGCAAGATGGCTGAAGTCGCGGAGAAGGTACTCACGAGAAACGGCATCACCGGCAAGGACCTCGGCTGCTTCATCCCTCACCAGGCGAATAAGCGCATCATTCTCTCCACCGCGGAGCGCCTCGGGCTGACGCCTGAGCAGGTCATCATCAACATCGATCGCTACGGGAATACCACCGCCGCAACCATCCCGCTGGCCATGGATACCGCGCGGCAGGAAAACCATCTGCATCGCGGCGACCTGGTACTGATTGCCTCGGTTGGCGCAGGGTTCACTACCGGAGCTTCGCTGCTGCGCTGGGAGATTTAG
- the rimO gene encoding 30S ribosomal protein S12 methylthiotransferase RimO produces the protein MKHLPQKPAIDATDALPSPSIDLAQPGSAAPVKVGFVSLGCPKNLVDSEVMMGLLNQAGAQMTSSPENADVLVVNTCSFIDSAKQESVDAILEMAQHKATGAGKKLIVAGCLVERYRDEIRRNIPEVDAVVGTGELEQILAAAGLQRPMLNQAPSPFNILTAAESSRAEGDLREQQGRFARTEWDGAAPALPKYLYDETTPRLLATPRSSAYIKIAEGCDHPCSFCVIPNLRGKFRSRRFESVVTEAQRLVAQGVQEITLVGQDTTCYGEDLGMKDGLALLLDRLARIEGLRWLRFLYAYPNKITGKLLETIALHPNICKYLDVPLQHASPAVLKNMKRGAGAEIFLKTLEKVRATVPGIALRTSFIVGFPGETDADFAVLSDFVREARFDWLGVFSYSDEDGSKAFHHEDKVVKRTIEARRRALMRLQKGISKKAKKQWVGRTLDVLVEGESEETSMLWEARSQFHAPEIDGKIYINDFGEQEELTPGNFYRCEITEAHEYDVVGRIV, from the coding sequence GTGAAGCATCTTCCCCAGAAACCTGCAATCGACGCGACAGACGCTCTGCCGAGTCCCTCCATCGACCTCGCCCAACCTGGCTCCGCAGCGCCGGTGAAGGTGGGCTTCGTCAGCCTTGGCTGTCCTAAGAACCTGGTGGACAGCGAAGTGATGATGGGTCTGCTGAACCAGGCCGGGGCACAGATGACCTCGTCTCCCGAGAACGCCGATGTGCTGGTGGTGAACACCTGCTCGTTCATCGACTCGGCCAAGCAGGAGTCGGTGGACGCGATTCTGGAGATGGCGCAGCACAAGGCGACCGGTGCGGGCAAGAAGCTGATTGTGGCTGGCTGCCTGGTGGAGCGCTATCGCGATGAGATTCGCAGGAACATCCCCGAAGTGGACGCCGTGGTGGGCACAGGCGAGTTGGAGCAGATCCTGGCAGCCGCGGGGTTGCAGCGGCCCATGCTCAACCAGGCGCCATCGCCCTTCAACATCCTGACCGCTGCCGAGTCTTCGCGGGCAGAGGGAGATCTGCGCGAGCAGCAAGGCCGCTTTGCGCGCACGGAGTGGGACGGCGCAGCGCCTGCGCTTCCGAAGTACCTCTACGACGAAACGACGCCGCGGCTGCTGGCAACGCCGCGCTCCTCCGCCTACATCAAGATCGCCGAGGGCTGCGATCATCCCTGCAGCTTCTGCGTTATTCCCAATCTGCGCGGCAAGTTTCGCTCGCGCCGCTTTGAGTCGGTGGTGACAGAGGCGCAGCGGCTGGTGGCGCAGGGCGTGCAGGAGATTACGCTGGTGGGTCAGGACACCACCTGCTACGGCGAGGATCTTGGCATGAAGGACGGCCTGGCGCTGCTGCTCGACAGGCTGGCACGCATCGAAGGGCTGCGGTGGCTGCGCTTCCTCTACGCCTATCCCAATAAGATCACCGGGAAGCTGCTGGAGACCATCGCGCTGCACCCGAACATCTGCAAATACCTGGATGTGCCGTTGCAGCACGCCTCGCCGGCAGTGCTGAAAAACATGAAGCGCGGCGCAGGGGCGGAGATCTTCCTGAAGACGCTGGAGAAGGTTCGCGCCACCGTGCCGGGAATCGCGCTGCGGACCTCATTTATCGTCGGCTTCCCCGGCGAGACGGATGCCGACTTCGCCGTATTGAGCGACTTTGTGCGGGAGGCGCGGTTTGACTGGCTCGGAGTCTTCAGCTACTCGGATGAAGACGGGTCAAAGGCCTTCCACCATGAAGACAAGGTGGTGAAGCGCACGATTGAGGCCCGGCGGCGGGCTCTGATGCGCCTGCAAAAAGGCATCAGCAAAAAGGCGAAGAAGCAATGGGTAGGCCGCACGCTGGACGTATTGGTTGAAGGCGAATCCGAGGAGACCTCGATGCTGTGGGAGGCTCGTTCGCAGTTCCACGCACCGGAGATTGACGGCAAGATCTATATCAACGACTTCGGGGAGCAGGAAGAGCTGACGCCGGGAAACTTCTACCGCTGCGAGATCACCGAGGCGCATGAATACGATGTGGTAGGAAGGATCGTGTAA
- the yacG gene encoding DNA gyrase inhibitor YacG, which produces MNTAKKKAAKKTILRCPTCRTIVTMKDEDYPFCSDRCRQIDLGKWASGVYRISSPILDPDVLEDLPPSAEKSSSNDE; this is translated from the coding sequence ATGAACACAGCGAAAAAGAAAGCCGCAAAGAAAACTATTCTCCGTTGTCCTACGTGCCGAACGATCGTCACCATGAAGGACGAGGATTATCCGTTCTGCAGTGATCGTTGCCGGCAGATCGACCTGGGCAAATGGGCGAGCGGGGTGTACCGGATTTCATCGCCCATCCTTGACCCTGACGTGCTGGAAGATCTGCCTCCTTCAGCGGAGAAGAGTTCGAGCAACGATGAGTAG
- a CDS encoding phosphatidylglycerophosphatase A yields the protein MSRFPGLKTRWAWVVGTFFGAGLGKPGPGTWGSIAALLLWWLLAHFAAPSTLHLALITAAAALLATVIGIPAGTIVARETGREDPGHVVVDEAVGQWIALIACPVDWRHPLLALLLFRAFDIVKPWPARQLENLPGGWGIMLDDVAAGLYALLILQFARHWF from the coding sequence ATGAGTAGGTTCCCGGGACTGAAGACGCGTTGGGCATGGGTCGTGGGAACCTTCTTTGGCGCGGGGCTGGGTAAACCGGGGCCCGGGACATGGGGCTCCATAGCAGCGCTGTTGCTGTGGTGGCTGCTGGCGCATTTTGCCGCTCCGTCGACGCTGCACCTTGCCCTGATTACCGCCGCGGCTGCGTTGCTGGCGACCGTGATTGGGATTCCGGCGGGAACCATCGTGGCCCGGGAGACGGGCCGCGAAGATCCGGGCCACGTGGTAGTGGATGAAGCAGTGGGCCAGTGGATCGCACTGATCGCCTGCCCGGTGGACTGGCGACACCCCTTGCTGGCGCTGCTGCTGTTTCGCGCTTTTGACATTGTGAAACCGTGGCCTGCGCGGCAACTGGAAAATCTGCCGGGCGGATGGGGCATCATGCTCGATGATGTAGCCGCCGGGCTGTATGCTTTGCTTATCTTGCAGTTTGCCCGCCATTGGTTTTAG
- a CDS encoding competence/damage-inducible protein A: protein MNCEIIAVGSELLTPYRQDTNSLFVTDRLYGLGVRVIFKTIVGDRKDHLVDAIQTALRRVDILILTGGLGPTEDDLTRPAVATALKIPLKRDPEIVAKLYARFAARRTQMTPNNTRQGDRLENATILDNPNGTAPGQWLDTVYGGHRKLVILLPGPPSELQPMFDNECMPLLQSTLPPRFIARRTLKAAMIGESAADARIAPIYQKYGDVETTILAGTGDIQINLLCAKKAMDLAQHRVDELAEKIEEELDDSIYSSQAETLEQIVLYYLEMRGATLAVAESCTGGLMSERLTRISGSSRSFLGGAVVYSNDLKTEFADVPRTLIDDYGVVSGEVAEAMADGIRERVGATFGCGITGIAGPGGGTEEKPVGLVYIAVSDGKHTDVLEKQFSGDRERVRQWATQQALDMVRRRLM from the coding sequence ATGAACTGTGAAATCATCGCCGTCGGATCAGAACTTCTGACGCCGTACCGGCAGGACACCAACTCCCTCTTTGTCACCGACCGCTTGTACGGGCTGGGCGTGCGCGTCATCTTCAAGACGATTGTGGGAGACCGGAAGGATCACCTGGTTGACGCCATCCAGACAGCGCTGCGCCGGGTTGACATCCTGATCCTGACCGGAGGCCTGGGGCCTACGGAAGACGACCTGACACGGCCAGCGGTAGCCACCGCGCTGAAGATTCCGCTGAAGCGCGACCCTGAGATTGTGGCCAAGCTGTATGCCCGCTTTGCGGCGAGGCGCACGCAGATGACGCCGAATAATACGCGGCAGGGCGACAGGCTGGAGAACGCAACCATCCTCGACAATCCGAACGGAACGGCTCCAGGGCAGTGGCTGGATACGGTGTATGGCGGTCATCGCAAGCTGGTGATTTTGTTGCCGGGTCCACCGTCGGAGTTGCAGCCCATGTTCGACAATGAGTGCATGCCGCTGCTGCAGTCCACGCTGCCGCCGCGCTTTATTGCCCGCCGGACGCTGAAAGCGGCGATGATCGGCGAATCCGCGGCAGATGCGCGGATCGCTCCCATCTACCAGAAATACGGAGACGTGGAGACGACGATCCTGGCGGGTACCGGAGATATCCAGATCAATCTGCTATGCGCGAAGAAAGCGATGGACCTGGCGCAGCATCGCGTGGACGAGCTGGCGGAGAAGATCGAAGAGGAGTTGGACGACTCGATCTACTCCTCGCAGGCGGAGACGCTGGAGCAGATCGTCCTCTACTACCTGGAAATGCGCGGAGCGACTCTGGCCGTGGCGGAAAGCTGCACCGGTGGGCTTATGTCCGAGCGGCTGACAAGGATCAGTGGCAGTTCCAGATCGTTCCTCGGTGGAGCAGTCGTCTACAGCAACGACCTGAAGACAGAGTTTGCCGACGTTCCGCGGACGCTGATTGACGACTACGGCGTGGTCAGCGGTGAAGTAGCGGAAGCCATGGCCGACGGCATCCGCGAGCGCGTGGGAGCAACCTTCGGCTGCGGCATCACCGGCATCGCAGGCCCCGGCGGAGGCACGGAAGAGAAGCCCGTGGGGCTGGTATATATTGCCGTCTCCGATGGGAAACACACCGATGTGCTGGAGAAGCAATTCAGCGGAGACCGCGAACGCGTTCGCCAGTGGGCAACGCAGCAGGCACTGGACATGGTGCGCCGCCGCCTGATGTAG